From the genome of Hemiscyllium ocellatum isolate sHemOce1 chromosome 15, sHemOce1.pat.X.cur, whole genome shotgun sequence, one region includes:
- the LOC132822707 gene encoding bactericidal permeability-increasing protein-like isoform X1 produces the protein MLICKMNLSACITLVLIGTAIGKSGLNPGIQSKITQKALEYAKQIAVTVAEKKIKGFQPPDLSGTIDLLGWIDYRITGMYIKSFGLPSSNIGFISNSRVKFSMDNVYIDIGGQWHVTFGLINDGGTFELNIKDLSAAFIVKVSQDGPRPALSYNDCDASLNNFDLQLHGGGSWFYDMFLSQMKNKIKEIAPQKLCSEFGNTIGKLETFIQRLNISRQLDKYVELDYSLVGEPEVTSNSIVLPIKGELYDVQDHVESPFTAQSFKLPNTTDHMLALGLSEYFVNSGGFAYFSAGALHFNITDDMIPKDIPIRLNTSILKPLMPKVAAQYPNMLMKIVMSASKQPVVRLVPGKLTADAFTAAEVFAILPNKSLAELFVLGVTASVLGQIFISDMKVSGTVFLNRVDLAEEESKVGPIPTTAMEMMLNLGLQKMVIPKINALLKKGFTIPTMGKVSLKNPVLKTEQGLLVITTDIKYRN, from the exons ATGCTCATCTGCAAAATGAACTTGTCAGCCTGCATTACTCTTGTCCTGATTGGAACTGCCATTGGGAAGTCTGGACTTAATCCAGGAATTCAAAGTAAAATCACACAGAAGGCTTTGGAATATG CCAAGCAAATTGCTGTCACTGTTGCTGAGAAGAAGATTAAAGGATTTCAACCACCAGATTTAAGTGGGACGATCGACCTACTCGGGTGGATAGACTATCGTATCACAGG GATGTACATTAAAAGTTTCGGATTGCCGAGTTCCAACATAGGATTCATCTCCAATTCTAGAGTGAAATTTTCAATGGATAATGTCTACATTGACATCGGTGGACAATGGCATGTGACATTTGGGCTGAT AAACGATGGTGGAACCTTCGAACtgaacatcaaagatctctcagCTGCATTCATTGTCAAGGTTTCACAGGATGGGCCTCGACCAGCACTGAGTTACAATGACTGTGACGCAAGTTTAAACAATTTCGACCTTCAGCTTCACGGAGGGGGCAG CTGGTTTTACGACATGTTCCTAtctcaaatgaaaaataaaatcaaagaaattgctcctcagaAG CTATGCTCTGAGTTTGGAAATACAATTGGAAAGCTCGAAACCTTCATCCAGAGGCTGAATA tttcacGGCAGTTGGATAAGTATGTGGAACTTGACTATTCTTTAGTTGGAGAACCAGAAGTTACAAGTAACTCCATTGTTCTTCCCATTAAG GGTGAATTATATGACGTTCAAGACCATGTGGAGTCCCCATTTACTGCACAATCATTTAAGCTTCCAAATACCACCGATCACATGCTGGCCCTTGGTCTGTCAGAGTACTTTGTTAACTCGGGAGGATTTGCATATTTTTCAGCTGGAGCCTTGCATTTCAACATCACAGATGATATG ATTCCAAAGGACATCCCAATTCGactcaacacatccatcctgaaaCCTTTGATGCCTAAG GTTGCAGCACAGTACCCCAATATGTTGATGAAAATTGTGATGAGTGCTTCAAAGCAACCAGTTGTAAGGCTTGTTCCAGGAAAGCTCACTGCTGATGCATTTACTGCGGCAGAAGTATTCGCAATCCTTCCAAACAAGTCCTTAGCAGAACTATTTGTGCTGGGTGTT ACAGCCAGTGTGCTTGGGCAGATATTCATTTCAGACATGAAAGTGAGTGGGACAGTGTTTTTGAACAG GGTGGACCTAGCTGAGGAAGAATCTAAAGTGGGACCCATCCCA ACAACGGCAATGGAAATGATGCTGAATTTGGGATTACAGAAGATGGTGATTCCGAAGATAAATG CACTACTGAAAAAGGGATTCACCATACCAACCATGGGCAAAGTATCGCTGAAGAATCCAGTTCTTAAAACTGAGCAG
- the LOC132822707 gene encoding bactericidal permeability-increasing protein-like isoform X2, with the protein MYIKSFGLPSSNIGFISNSRVKFSMDNVYIDIGGQWHVTFGLINDGGTFELNIKDLSAAFIVKVSQDGPRPALSYNDCDASLNNFDLQLHGGGSWFYDMFLSQMKNKIKEIAPQKLCSEFGNTIGKLETFIQRLNISRQLDKYVELDYSLVGEPEVTSNSIVLPIKGELYDVQDHVESPFTAQSFKLPNTTDHMLALGLSEYFVNSGGFAYFSAGALHFNITDDMIPKDIPIRLNTSILKPLMPKVAAQYPNMLMKIVMSASKQPVVRLVPGKLTADAFTAAEVFAILPNKSLAELFVLGVTASVLGQIFISDMKVSGTVFLNRVDLAEEESKVGPIPTTAMEMMLNLGLQKMVIPKINALLKKGFTIPTMGKVSLKNPVLKTEQGLLVITTDIKYRN; encoded by the exons ATGTACATTAAAAGTTTCGGATTGCCGAGTTCCAACATAGGATTCATCTCCAATTCTAGAGTGAAATTTTCAATGGATAATGTCTACATTGACATCGGTGGACAATGGCATGTGACATTTGGGCTGAT AAACGATGGTGGAACCTTCGAACtgaacatcaaagatctctcagCTGCATTCATTGTCAAGGTTTCACAGGATGGGCCTCGACCAGCACTGAGTTACAATGACTGTGACGCAAGTTTAAACAATTTCGACCTTCAGCTTCACGGAGGGGGCAG CTGGTTTTACGACATGTTCCTAtctcaaatgaaaaataaaatcaaagaaattgctcctcagaAG CTATGCTCTGAGTTTGGAAATACAATTGGAAAGCTCGAAACCTTCATCCAGAGGCTGAATA tttcacGGCAGTTGGATAAGTATGTGGAACTTGACTATTCTTTAGTTGGAGAACCAGAAGTTACAAGTAACTCCATTGTTCTTCCCATTAAG GGTGAATTATATGACGTTCAAGACCATGTGGAGTCCCCATTTACTGCACAATCATTTAAGCTTCCAAATACCACCGATCACATGCTGGCCCTTGGTCTGTCAGAGTACTTTGTTAACTCGGGAGGATTTGCATATTTTTCAGCTGGAGCCTTGCATTTCAACATCACAGATGATATG ATTCCAAAGGACATCCCAATTCGactcaacacatccatcctgaaaCCTTTGATGCCTAAG GTTGCAGCACAGTACCCCAATATGTTGATGAAAATTGTGATGAGTGCTTCAAAGCAACCAGTTGTAAGGCTTGTTCCAGGAAAGCTCACTGCTGATGCATTTACTGCGGCAGAAGTATTCGCAATCCTTCCAAACAAGTCCTTAGCAGAACTATTTGTGCTGGGTGTT ACAGCCAGTGTGCTTGGGCAGATATTCATTTCAGACATGAAAGTGAGTGGGACAGTGTTTTTGAACAG GGTGGACCTAGCTGAGGAAGAATCTAAAGTGGGACCCATCCCA ACAACGGCAATGGAAATGATGCTGAATTTGGGATTACAGAAGATGGTGATTCCGAAGATAAATG CACTACTGAAAAAGGGATTCACCATACCAACCATGGGCAAAGTATCGCTGAAGAATCCAGTTCTTAAAACTGAGCAG